Proteins from one Luteitalea sp. genomic window:
- a CDS encoding alpha/beta hydrolase fold domain-containing protein, which produces MMLAAVTLVSMSSAAPLWAAPPRAPILLWPDGTPDAVGEEEEDVPTLTAYTPASRASTQTGVVICPGGGYRNLAMDHEGKQVAEFFNRLGIVAFVLKYRLGHRYHHPAMLHDGQRAIRYVRAHADEYGVRRDRVGIMGFSAGGHLATTVATHIEDGRAGAPDPVERESARPDFLIAAYPVVTFVESWTHEGSRDRLLGDDQTPARLAALSNEKQVTKETPPTFLFHTDSDTRVPPENSVMFYLALRGAGVPAELHIYQRGRHGVGLAPDDPVLSSWPDRLVDWLKVRGLL; this is translated from the coding sequence ATGATGCTTGCTGCAGTGACACTCGTATCAATGAGCAGCGCGGCGCCGCTCTGGGCTGCTCCGCCGCGGGCGCCAATCCTGCTGTGGCCCGATGGCACGCCGGACGCGGTTGGCGAAGAAGAGGAGGATGTGCCCACGCTCACGGCCTATACTCCCGCCTCGCGTGCCTCCACACAGACCGGCGTCGTGATTTGTCCGGGCGGAGGTTATCGCAACCTTGCGATGGATCACGAGGGCAAACAGGTGGCCGAGTTCTTCAACCGGCTGGGCATCGTAGCGTTCGTGCTGAAGTACCGTCTGGGCCACCGATACCATCACCCCGCGATGCTGCATGACGGGCAGCGCGCGATCCGTTACGTGCGGGCGCACGCCGACGAGTATGGCGTCCGCCGCGACCGCGTTGGCATCATGGGGTTCTCGGCCGGCGGCCACTTGGCGACCACCGTGGCCACGCACATCGAGGATGGGCGCGCGGGTGCGCCTGATCCCGTCGAACGCGAGAGCGCGCGGCCCGACTTTCTCATTGCAGCCTATCCGGTAGTGACGTTCGTCGAGTCGTGGACGCACGAGGGGTCTCGCGATCGCCTGCTCGGCGACGACCAGACACCGGCGCGTCTGGCCGCGCTCTCCAACGAGAAGCAGGTCACCAAGGAGACGCCACCGACCTTCCTGTTCCACACCGACTCCGACACGCGCGTGCCGCCAGAAAACAGCGTCATGTTCTATCTCGCGCTGCGCGGTGCTGGCGTCCCCGCCGAGCTGCACATCTACCAGCGAGGCCGCCACGGCGTGGGGCTCGCACCCGATGATCCGGTGCTTTCATCCTGGCCGGACCGCCTCGTCGATTGGCTGAAGGTCAGGGGGCTGCTCTAA